GAATGTGGAGAATGGTATTAAGACCTGCATGTACAGAGGGTATCCTGATTTGTTCATGCAATTCTCAAAGAAAAATGAGTTTATTTTCCAGCCCGACTGGTATCGTGGCATAGAATATCCGAAAGAGCAGGAACGTGGATATGCGTCTAATGAAGACCTTTATGTACCTGGTTATTTTGAAGTGCCAATCAAGAAAGGAGAAAGCATTATCTTTGCGGCCTCTACATCACAGACAAAAACCAGTACGCTGAAGAAACTGTTCGAAGAAGAACTGTCTGTTCGTGTTCCACGCGATAATTTCTACCACTGCCTGGTTACTGCTGCTCATCAGTTCCATAACCGTAAGGCCGACGATACTCGCTATCTGCTGGCAGGATATCCCTGGTTTAAATGTCGTGCACGCGATACATTCATTGCACTGCCAGGACTCACTCTGGCTATTGACGAGCCCGACTATTTTGAACTCGTGATGCAAACGGCTGAACGCGGACTGCGTGAATTCATGGAAAACAAACCGTTGACAGTCCAGATATACGAGATGGAACAGCCCGATGTTCCCCTATGGGCCATCTGGGCTATCCAGCAATATGCTAAATATGTAGGGCGTGATGAGGCTTTTGCCAAATACGGTAAACTGATTCAGGATATTATCCGATATATCATGGCCAACAAACATCCCAACCTGCGTTTGGATGACAACGGACTCGTATATTCAAACGGTCGTGACCATGCTGTGACCTGGATGAACTCGACTGCTAACGGCCGTCCTGTTGTACCCCGCTCTGGTTATATCGTTGAGTTCAACGCACTATGGTATAACCTGATAAAGTTCGGTGCCTCGTTGGCCAGTGAAAAAGGCGATACTAAAGGTGTTGCTGTACTGGAGAAACTTGCAGAAAAAACCAAGGCATCGTTTGTTGACACCTTTGTGAATGAATATGGCTATCTGCTCGACTATGTTGACGGAACCATGATGGACTGGAGTGTACGTCCTAATCAGATATTTGCAGTGGCACTCGACTACTCACCATTGTCGCAACAGCAGATGAAGAGTGTAGTCGATATATGTACGCGCGAGTTGCTCACACCAAAAGGACTGCGTTCACTCTCACCAAAGAGTGGAGGCTACAATCCTATGTATGTGGGTCCCCAGACGCAGCGTGACTATGCCTATCATCAGGGAACCGCATGGCCTTGGCTGGGCGGATTCTATATGGAGGCTTGCCTGAAACTGTACAAACGTACACGCCTGTCGTTCGTTGAGCGGCAGATGGTGGGATATGAAGATGAGATTGACTATCATGCCATTGGTACTATCTCAGAACTTTTCGACGGAAATCCGCCTTTCCATGGACGTGGCGCCATGTCGTTTGCCATGAATGTGGCCGAGATTCTGCGTACGATGAAACTTCTCGAAAAATATTCATATCAAAAATAAGGAGGGACGACTATGAAAGTTTTAATGTTTGGATGGGAGTATCCTCCTCATGTATTCGGTGGACTGGCCACCGCAAACTATGGTATTTCTGAAGGCTTGAAGGCTCAGGGCGACATTGAGACAGTACTCTGTTTGCCACATCCCTTTGGCGATGAGAGTCAGCATGCCTGTCGCATCGTGGCTATGAACGCAGTGCCTATTGCCTGGCGCGATGTGAATCGTGATTATGTGCAGAGCCGAGTGGGAAATATCATGGATCCCGACTATTATTTCAAGTGCCGTGAGCATCTCTATGCCGACTTCAACTATATGAATGTCAACGACCTGGGATGTATGGAGTTTGCCGGAGGATATCCGGGTAATCTGCACGAAGAAATAAACAATTATTCGATTATTGCCGGTGTAGTGGCAAGAACAGAAGAGTTCGACATTATTCATGCTCACGACTGGCTGACATTCCCTGCCGGCATTCATGCCAAACAGGTGAGTGGAAAACCATTGTGTATCCATGTGCATGCTACCGATTTCGACCGTTCACGCGGAAAGGTAAATCCAACGGTTTATTCCATTGAGAAGAACGGTATGGACAATGCCGACTGCATCATGTGTGTATCAGAACTGACCCGCCAGACGGTTATCAATCAGTATCATCAGGACCCACGCAAGTGCTTCACGGTTCACAATGCCGTTTATCCTTTGCCTCAAGAGTATCAGGACATTCCACGCCCAGATCATACAGGAAAAGAAAAAGTGGTGACTTTCCTGGGACGTATCACGATGCAGAAAGGTCCTGAATACTTCGTTGAAGCTGCTAATATGGTGCTCCATCGCACACGTAACGTTCGTTTCTGTATGGCAGGTTCAGGCGATATGATGGATGCAATGATTTATTTGGCCGCCGAACGAGGCATTGCCGACCGCTTCCACTTCCCCGGTTTTATGAGAGGTAAGCAGGTGTACGAGTGCCTGAAAGCTTCCGATGTGTATGTAATGCCATCAGTATCCGAACCGTTTGGTATCTCACCGCTTGAGGCTATGCAATGCGGAACGCCTACTATCATCTCGAAACAATCCGGATGTGCTGAAATCCTTGATAATTGCATCAAAGTAGATTATTGGGATATTCATGCATTGGCCGATTCCATCTATAGTATCTGTACCAACGATTCGTTGTTCCACTACTTGAAGGATGAGGGAAAGAAGGAGGTTGATCAGATTACATGGGAGAAGGTAGGCCGCTGGATACGTACTCTCTATCTACGCACCCTTGGTTGGGAAAATTGAAAAATGATAATTGATAATTGAAAATTGATAATTATGAAAACGATTTGTTTATATTTCGAGATACATCAGATTATTCATCTGAAGCGTTACCGTTTCTTTGACATCGGTGCCGACCATTATTATTATGATGACTACGAGAATGAGCGTAGCATCAGCGATATTGCCGAGCGCAGCTATATGCCTGCGTTGAACACCTTGTTGCAGATGATCAAGGAGAATGGCAATTATTTTAAAGTGGCGTTCTCACTCTCGGGTGTTGGAATAGAACAGTTAGAGATGCATGCCCCACAGGTTCTGGAGAAGTTGCAGGAACTGAACGAGACCGGTTGTGTGGAGTTCTTGGCTGAACCTTATAGTCACGGCCTTTCTTCATTGGCCAATGAGGAAAGCTTTGCTCGCGACATCAAGAAGCAATGCCAGAAAATGGAAGAGTATTTCGGCAAGAAACCGACTGTTGCTCGCAACTCGTCTCTTATTTATAGTGATGATATCGGTGCTCAGATTGCAGCCTTAGGTTTCAAGGGTATGCTGACGGAAGGCGCTAAGCATGTTCTGGGATGGAAATCGCCCCACTATGTGTACAATTGCAATATGGCCCCCAATCTGAAGTTGCTGTTGCGTGATGTTGAACTGAGTGACGATATTTCACTGCGTTTCAATAATGCCGAGTGGGAGGGCTATCCCCTCTTTGCCGATGCTTATATTGACCGTATTGCCCGTTTGCCAGAGGAAGAGCAGATCATCAATATCTTCATGGAACTGTCGGCTTTGGGTATCGCCCAGCCGTTGTCATCGAATATCCTCGATTTTATCAAGGCACTTCCCGTTTGTGCTAAAGCAAAAGGTATCACCTTCTCTACACCAACAGAAATCTGCATGAAGGTGAAGAGCGTTGGTCAGTTGGATGTGCCCGACACATTGTCATGGGTAGATGAGGAGCGCGATGTAAGCTGCTGGTTAGGTAATGCCATGCAGCGTGAGGCTTTCAATAAACTGTATAGTGTGGCCGACCGCCTGCTTATTGCCAATGATCCACGTATCAATCAAGACTGGGACTACCTGCAGGCATCCAACAACTTCCGCTTCATGACCACAAAGCCATCGAATGTGGGATTGGATCGTGGTATCTATAGCGGTCCTTTCGATGCCTTTACTAACTATATGAATATCCTTGGCGATTTCATCAACCGTGTAAATGCCCTTTATCCACTCGAGATAGACAATGAGGAACTGAACTCACTGCTTACCACTATCCGAAATCAGGGTGATGAGATTGAGATGAAGGACAAGGAAATCATTCGTTTGAAAGCTCGCCTGGAGAAATTGGAACCAAATGCCGATAGTCCTAAGAAAGCCCCAGCAAAGAAAACTGCAGTAAAAAAGGCTCCAGCCAAGAAAGCAGCCAAGAAAGCAACTGAGCCTGCTGAGGCACCAGTAGAGAAAAAGGAAGATTAATTGTTGATAGAAAGAATCAATATTCTTACTGAAAAAATATTGATTTTGATTAAATACATTGAAAAGTCCGGCCAATATAGTCATATTGGTCGGATTTTTTCATTGTTTGGTTTGAATGTGTCATTCCGATGTAGGGAGATATGCTATCTTTGCATATATTATTATTTATATGGTGAAAGATTTTTTGTATATAATACGATTACTCAGGCTAAACTTGTTGGTGGCCTTTTCCTTCTTGTGTATATTCCCTTCAGTGGCCTCGGAATTTCAATTCAAGAATTATGACACCAGTGTAGGATTGTCGCAGAACTCTGTTCTTGCCATCGCTCAAGACAATATGGGCTTTATGTGGTTTGGAACACGTGATGGATTGAACCGTTTTGATGGAAAATCATTCAAGATTTATCGTAAGAGTACGGATCGTCATGGATTGGGCAGTAATCGTATTTCCTGTATCTATGAGAGTCCAAATAATGAACTGTGGATAGGAACAGAGCGTGGGGTGTTCATCTATTCTCCATATAGCGATTCGTTTCGCCATTTCGACCTAAAGGCCGACGATGGAGTAGAAGTGACTGCTTTGACTACGGTGATAACCGGCGACGGACAGCGCATCTTCATTGGTAGTACCAGTCAGGGAGTCTTTATCTACGATATAGAGAAAAAGAAATTGGAACACCACTTGGTGAACGGAGCCCTCTCGGTATCGGGAATCTATGTAGATAGCAATAAAACCCTCTGGCTGGCCTTTTACAATAGTGGTCTGTGCTACACGCGTAATGATTTCAAGACCATTGTTGATTTCACGGATGAAAACGGTCGTAAGATTCTTGATGGAGAAACTGTTACCGGAATGGAGTTCTCAGACGCTGATAATATCTATCTGTGTTCGTCGGCCTCGGGACTGATGGAATTGAACATCAATACAAGAAAACTTACACCACTCATTGCTTCGGCTAAAGGTAAAGATCTGTATGCACATCACCTCATCAAGAGCGACAATAAACTGATGATGGCTACAGAGAATGGACTCTTTACTTATGATATCAGTACCCGGACTTCAAGGCACTATCGCTACGAATCGACCAATCCTTTTGCGCTGACAGATAATTCACTTCAGACTGTCTATCGCGATAAAGACGGCGGTATATGGGTAGGTTCGTTCTTTGGCGGCGTGAGCTATGCGCCAAGAATGTCTTACGCTTTCAGTAATTATATACCAAGAATAGATGTGACTGGTTCTTTGCCTGGTCGTCGTGTCAGTAAGTTGGCTGAAGGAAAGGACGGACGTATCTGGGTTGGTACTGAGGATGGAGGTCTTAGCTATTATTCTCCGCAAACAGGTCGTTTCCATTTTGTAGAAACAAGTTCCGCTTTTTCTAACGTGCAGAGTCTTTGCGTGAAAGGGGAACAAATCTGGGTGGGCACATTTGCCAATGGTCTGAAAGTAGTAGATGCCAGTACCGGAAAACTTTTGCACAGTTATGGCGCAAGTCTTGCGCCCGGTCATCTGCACGATGATATTATCTTCTCGTTGTATGCTACGCGTAACGGACATATTTATATTGGCACATTAGGCGGTCTCTATACTTATCATGCCGAGGATGACAGTTTTGAGTTCTATGAAGAATTGCCCAAGCATGAAGTATATGATATAATGGAAGACCGTCATGGCAATTTATGGGTTGCCATCTATGATCATGGCGTATATATGCGTCCTGTAAGAAGTACGAAATGGCAATGTTTCAGTACTGTCAACTCAACCCTCGTTGACAACAATGTGGTGAGCCTGTTCGAAAACTCACTTGGACAAATATGGGTGGCTACCGATGGAAGCGGAGTAAGTTGTTACAACCCTTCAAAGCAAAGTTTTGAAAAAGTACCTATCCCCAGTAACCAGCCCAAACGAGTTGTGCTGGCTATGACCGAGGACAACGAGGGGCTGATGTGGCTGACTACCAATGAAGGTCTGATGTGTTATAATCCGGAGAATTCTGCTACACGTTTGTTTACAACCGCCAATGGGTTGATGGACAATAACTTTAGCTATAATTCGGCCCTTTGTAGCAGTAATGGACGTATCTATCTGGGATGTCAGACAGGGCTGGTGGCTTTCTCACCAGAAAGTTTTCTTGGCGTTACGGCAGCTCCTGTGGTAGTGGCCACTGAACTGGTGATACAAGGTAGGACGGTTGATCATTTCTCTGAAGATTCTCCGTTGGCACAGAGTATCACTACAACCAAAGAACTAATCCTTAATCATCAGCAAAACTCGTTTGCCCTGAAGATGGCCATTCTTTCGTATCGTGATGCCCAGATGAGACAAATCAGTTATATGCTTGAAGGCTTTGACCACGAGTGGCAGTCACTGTACAGTGACAACTATGTTCGCTACACCAACCTTCCCGCCGGACATTATGTACTTCATGTACAGGATATTACCGAGTCTGGAAAAATAGCAGAACCCTATACACTCGTTATCACGGTGCTCAGTCCCTGGTATCAGCGTTGGTGGGCATGGTTGAGCTATCTGTTGATCATATCGGGCATCATTTATTTCTTGTATCGTTACTGGACCGAGCGGGCTCGTATGAGTCGGCGGTTGGCAATGGAGAAGTTTGAACATGAGAAAGAACAGGAACTCTATCAGAGCAAGATAAACTTCTTTACCAATGTGGCACATGAAATTCGTACGCCTCTCACACTGATAAAAGGTCCCTTGACGGATATCCTGCAAAAGGATATTGAGGATGATGATGAACGTGAAAATCTGAACATCATGGATCAGAACGTGACGCGGTTACTGAATCTTACCAACCAGTTGTTGGATTTTAGAAAGACAGAGCGCAACGGACTGAAACTGAATTTCGAATCGTGCAACGTCGCTCAATTGGTGAAGGATGTGTATGTACGTTTCAGACCTCTTATGCAGAATAAAGGAATTGACGATACGATGAAACTTCCTTTAGAGCCTCTTCAGGCTCATGTGGATCGTGAAGCAGTAACTAAGATAGTGAGCAATTTGCTGACAAATGCGACAAAATACTGTGACCACTTTGTTGAACTTACATTGGAACGAATTGCTGACACGATTGTCTTGACAGTTCGAAACGATGGACCGGTCATAGACCGCGAGATACGTAAACGTATTTTTACACCGTTCTATCGCTCGGAGTCAGCACAGTCGCAGTTGGGTACAGGTATCGGACTGGCACTTGCCCGTTCGTTAGCGGAATTGCATAGCGGAACCCTCGATATTGTTGATGATCCCAACTTGAATGTGTTCCAGCTTACACTGCCTATCGAACAACAACAAACCCTTCTGCATGGGTTGGATGCCGATGCTGTCGAAGAAAAGGATCAGGAAACATCTGTCGACGATGTTGTTTCGCAAGAACAAAACACCGTGCTGATTGTCGAAGATAATCCACAGATGCAGAGTTATGAGAAGAACCATTTGAGTCGGCATTATCATGTGCTGACAGCCGATAACGGCGAAGATGCTTTGAAGGTGTTGACCGAACATGAAGTGGATGTCATCGTTTCCGATGTAATGATGGAAGGAATGGATGGATTCGCACTCTGTCGTAGTGTAAAGGAAAATGTTGATTTCAGTCACATACCCGTCATACTTCTAACAGCTCTTACGCTCGATTCTGCCAAAGTGAAAGGAATGGAGAGCGGAGCCGACAGCTATATTGAAAAGCCGTTCTCAATGGATTATCTACTGAGTGTGATTCAAAATCTGTTACGCTCTCGCCAGACTGCCAAACATGCTTATGCCACATCGCCTTTCCTTCAACAGGAAACTGTGTCTATTTCAAAGGCCGATGAAGAACTGATGCATCGTTTGGAGAAAGTGATGGCTGAACATTTGACAGATAGTGATTTCGATATTTCGCAGATGGCTGCTGAGATGTGTATGAGCCGAACCAATCTGAACAGAAAAATCAGAGGAATGTTCGACCTTACACCTAATAATTATATTAAGGTGGAACGATTGAAAAGAGCAGCCCAGTTGTTGAAGCAGGGCGACTGCAAAGTGAATGAAGTGTGCTATATGGTAGGCTTCAGCTCACCAAGCTACTTCACTCAATGCTTCCAAAAGCAGTTCGGACTGTTGCCAAAAGACTTTATTCTGCAAAATCAGTAACGTTGGCTCATTTTTTATGCTTTTGTGTTCGAAATTTATATTCCCAAAATGTCGTTGTAAGTAAATTTGCATCGTTAAAACCTAATTTTTTTCTCTAACTTAAACAATTAAAATTATGTTGAAAATTTACTTTAATCAAATGGGAAGACTGCTGGCAATGCTAGTAGTATGTATGATGGCTGTAAGTGCATCTGCTACTCCGTTCAAGAACATTCATGTTCAGCTCAATGCAAATGAATCTGGACGTGGAAAAGTTTACATCCGGACAGAGGATCCTTCGAACCAGCAGACCCGTAAGTCTGAGAGTGTCACTTTGAAAGCTACAATTGGTGAAAATGGTAAAGACTTGGCTCGTGAAGAGGGCGATCCTCTGCTTGGTCTTTACATGATTTGGCTCTATGGTGAACCTGAGGATGGTTTTGAACTTGCTGGCTTCAGTCTGGTCAAGAAAAATGATGGCGAATATACAAAGGCTGATTTGATCGCTTCTACATATACGGATAATGGAAACTTTGATGATCCTTATACTGCAGAGAAAGTTGATGAAGGGTATGAGTTTATCTTCAATGCAAACTGTCCGCGTGAGGTAGATGCAGACTCAAATAATTTTGCTAATGCTGATGAAGCTCGTGAAGCAGCTCGTGCTTTGGATAACTGGAATGAAGAGCCTGACCATGTGATTTATGCGGTATTTGTACCTAAAGGAACTGTACTACCAGATGGCGACTCAGAAGGCGTGGAATCAGTAAAGGCTTCTGATAAGCAACAACAGGCTTACACTTTGCTTGGTACTAAGGCATCATCTGCCCAGAAAGGAATTGTGATTGTTAATGGTAAAAAAGTTGTTAGATAGTAGTAAGTAGTAATTGGTGACAAAAGCGCCTGTCGCAGTTTCTACGTTCAGGCGTTTTTGTCTTTTTAAAATGATAATGCTAACCATTGAATATTTGTCAATCAAAAATATTAACTTTAAGACTAATTTTTGCCTATATGAAAAGTAATAATACTATTATCAGACTATTGTTTGCATTTGTGATTTGTTTGTTTTCCATTGGTGTACAGGCAGATGCTTATTACAAAAATTTTAATGTAAAACTGGGTGCAACGCCCACCGGATGTGGAAAAGTATATATAAGCTATACTGTTGACAATAATGAAACCAAGGAAACTGACCATGATGCAGAATCTGTGGATGCGAATATCACGGTAAGTAGTGGCTCGGGATATCATTGTAAGTTATACGCAGAACCTAATTCGGGCTGGGAGCTCGCAGGCTTTGTAACTGAACTGAAAGAGTCGTATGAAGATGCAGACTTCTTATTGAATGAAGATGGTTCAGACCTATTGCTCTCAGGAGGCTCTGTATTGCTTGGAGAAAATGAAACAACAGATTATGACGGAACAGGTGATAAAGGGTATAGTGATGCTCAAGGAAAAGGGTGGACAAATGCTCCCGTTAAACAGTACTATGCTGTCTTTAAAAAGCAGGATACCTCCGTTAATAATGTAACTGTTAATTATTATCACCCATTTTTAAGTGGCGAACAGGATGCAAGCTTTGGTACCTTTACAAATGAGAGTATAAACGATGGCTCTCAAGTACGGCTAACAGCAATTCCTTCGTACGGCATGCGTTTCGTTGCCTGGCATAATGCTGATGGATCTGTCGCTTCATCTGATTTGGTGATTGAAGTGAATAATGTCAAATCTAAGTATAGCGCCGAGTTTGATCTTCTTCCTCTTACTCTTCCAGCTGAACTTTGTACTTATAGTGCCACTACGCAAGTACGTTTGGACAATTGGAATAATGAGGAACTGAAAGGCTACAAAGTGACAGCTGTTGGAAATACTTTGAGCCTCAAACAAGTGCAGCATGTAGGGGCCGATGAAGGCGTTATCCTTCAAGGAGAGGCCAACCAAACTTATGAGATGACTTATCAAGGTCTGTTCCTTAACGAGGATAATAGTGACAACTTGCTGAAAAGTACTGCTAACGGTCCTGTTGAGGCTAATGGAAAAATCTATGTACTGGCCAATGGTAATAATGGAATCGGATTCTATCGTCTGAAAGATGGAGAGTCTGTCTCTAGGGGTAAGGCTTATTTGGAATTGGACGACGATGCTCGTGGCTTTATCGGTTTTGATGATGATGAGATTGTCACCTCAATCGTCAGTGTGAGCAAGAATGCTCAGACGGAATCTAGTATCTATAATTTGGCAGGTCAACTTGTTAACGATGCTTATAAAGGTATTGTAATCAAGAATGGTCGTAAGGTGATTCGCAGATAAAAGATTTTTGTTATGAGAAATAATTATTTGTCACCAGATATAGTCCTGTACAAAATGTCTGCGCAGAATATGATGATGAGCAGTACGCTGGAGATTGCAGTCTTTAATGA
The sequence above is a segment of the Prevotella sp. E9-3 genome. Coding sequences within it:
- a CDS encoding glycogen debranching enzyme N-terminal domain-containing protein, with amino-acid sequence MSYLRFEKAVMTNLEESLRRELLRTNRSGAYSASTLVDCNTRKYHGLLVVPVPEIDDENHVLLSSFDCTVVQHGAEFNLGLHKYQGNNYSPKGHKYIREFDASLVPTTVYRVGGVVLKKEAIFQAYEDRILIRYTLEDAHSATTLRFRPFLAFRSVRQFTHENSVASRDYQNVENGIKTCMYRGYPDLFMQFSKKNEFIFQPDWYRGIEYPKEQERGYASNEDLYVPGYFEVPIKKGESIIFAASTSQTKTSTLKKLFEEELSVRVPRDNFYHCLVTAAHQFHNRKADDTRYLLAGYPWFKCRARDTFIALPGLTLAIDEPDYFELVMQTAERGLREFMENKPLTVQIYEMEQPDVPLWAIWAIQQYAKYVGRDEAFAKYGKLIQDIIRYIMANKHPNLRLDDNGLVYSNGRDHAVTWMNSTANGRPVVPRSGYIVEFNALWYNLIKFGASLASEKGDTKGVAVLEKLAEKTKASFVDTFVNEYGYLLDYVDGTMMDWSVRPNQIFAVALDYSPLSQQQMKSVVDICTRELLTPKGLRSLSPKSGGYNPMYVGPQTQRDYAYHQGTAWPWLGGFYMEACLKLYKRTRLSFVERQMVGYEDEIDYHAIGTISELFDGNPPFHGRGAMSFAMNVAEILRTMKLLEKYSYQK
- a CDS encoding glycosyltransferase family 4 protein, which produces MKVLMFGWEYPPHVFGGLATANYGISEGLKAQGDIETVLCLPHPFGDESQHACRIVAMNAVPIAWRDVNRDYVQSRVGNIMDPDYYFKCREHLYADFNYMNVNDLGCMEFAGGYPGNLHEEINNYSIIAGVVARTEEFDIIHAHDWLTFPAGIHAKQVSGKPLCIHVHATDFDRSRGKVNPTVYSIEKNGMDNADCIMCVSELTRQTVINQYHQDPRKCFTVHNAVYPLPQEYQDIPRPDHTGKEKVVTFLGRITMQKGPEYFVEAANMVLHRTRNVRFCMAGSGDMMDAMIYLAAERGIADRFHFPGFMRGKQVYECLKASDVYVMPSVSEPFGISPLEAMQCGTPTIISKQSGCAEILDNCIKVDYWDIHALADSIYSICTNDSLFHYLKDEGKKEVDQITWEKVGRWIRTLYLRTLGWEN
- a CDS encoding glycoside hydrolase family 57 protein yields the protein MKTICLYFEIHQIIHLKRYRFFDIGADHYYYDDYENERSISDIAERSYMPALNTLLQMIKENGNYFKVAFSLSGVGIEQLEMHAPQVLEKLQELNETGCVEFLAEPYSHGLSSLANEESFARDIKKQCQKMEEYFGKKPTVARNSSLIYSDDIGAQIAALGFKGMLTEGAKHVLGWKSPHYVYNCNMAPNLKLLLRDVELSDDISLRFNNAEWEGYPLFADAYIDRIARLPEEEQIINIFMELSALGIAQPLSSNILDFIKALPVCAKAKGITFSTPTEICMKVKSVGQLDVPDTLSWVDEERDVSCWLGNAMQREAFNKLYSVADRLLIANDPRINQDWDYLQASNNFRFMTTKPSNVGLDRGIYSGPFDAFTNYMNILGDFINRVNALYPLEIDNEELNSLLTTIRNQGDEIEMKDKEIIRLKARLEKLEPNADSPKKAPAKKTAVKKAPAKKAAKKATEPAEAPVEKKED
- a CDS encoding two-component regulator propeller domain-containing protein encodes the protein MASEFQFKNYDTSVGLSQNSVLAIAQDNMGFMWFGTRDGLNRFDGKSFKIYRKSTDRHGLGSNRISCIYESPNNELWIGTERGVFIYSPYSDSFRHFDLKADDGVEVTALTTVITGDGQRIFIGSTSQGVFIYDIEKKKLEHHLVNGALSVSGIYVDSNKTLWLAFYNSGLCYTRNDFKTIVDFTDENGRKILDGETVTGMEFSDADNIYLCSSASGLMELNINTRKLTPLIASAKGKDLYAHHLIKSDNKLMMATENGLFTYDISTRTSRHYRYESTNPFALTDNSLQTVYRDKDGGIWVGSFFGGVSYAPRMSYAFSNYIPRIDVTGSLPGRRVSKLAEGKDGRIWVGTEDGGLSYYSPQTGRFHFVETSSAFSNVQSLCVKGEQIWVGTFANGLKVVDASTGKLLHSYGASLAPGHLHDDIIFSLYATRNGHIYIGTLGGLYTYHAEDDSFEFYEELPKHEVYDIMEDRHGNLWVAIYDHGVYMRPVRSTKWQCFSTVNSTLVDNNVVSLFENSLGQIWVATDGSGVSCYNPSKQSFEKVPIPSNQPKRVVLAMTEDNEGLMWLTTNEGLMCYNPENSATRLFTTANGLMDNNFSYNSALCSSNGRIYLGCQTGLVAFSPESFLGVTAAPVVVATELVIQGRTVDHFSEDSPLAQSITTTKELILNHQQNSFALKMAILSYRDAQMRQISYMLEGFDHEWQSLYSDNYVRYTNLPAGHYVLHVQDITESGKIAEPYTLVITVLSPWYQRWWAWLSYLLIISGIIYFLYRYWTERARMSRRLAMEKFEHEKEQELYQSKINFFTNVAHEIRTPLTLIKGPLTDILQKDIEDDDERENLNIMDQNVTRLLNLTNQLLDFRKTERNGLKLNFESCNVAQLVKDVYVRFRPLMQNKGIDDTMKLPLEPLQAHVDREAVTKIVSNLLTNATKYCDHFVELTLERIADTIVLTVRNDGPVIDREIRKRIFTPFYRSESAQSQLGTGIGLALARSLAELHSGTLDIVDDPNLNVFQLTLPIEQQQTLLHGLDADAVEEKDQETSVDDVVSQEQNTVLIVEDNPQMQSYEKNHLSRHYHVLTADNGEDALKVLTEHEVDVIVSDVMMEGMDGFALCRSVKENVDFSHIPVILLTALTLDSAKVKGMESGADSYIEKPFSMDYLLSVIQNLLRSRQTAKHAYATSPFLQQETVSISKADEELMHRLEKVMAEHLTDSDFDISQMAAEMCMSRTNLNRKIRGMFDLTPNNYIKVERLKRAAQLLKQGDCKVNEVCYMVGFSSPSYFTQCFQKQFGLLPKDFILQNQ